A genomic region of Chlorobaculum parvum NCIB 8327 contains the following coding sequences:
- the lepB gene encoding signal peptidase I yields MKQNSTNSKGSSQKSQSREWFEALIIAALVAMVLRMFVVESYRIPTGSMEKTLLAGDFLFVNKFVYGAKVPFTDIHLPKVDDVKRGDIIVFKFPRDRSLNYIKRCVALPGDTLQIKEQKLYVNGKLSPLPPHAQFIGEKMPPGVPDYQIFPAMSDYNKDNYGPIRIPRKGDVVKLTMRTIPLYRDMIEEEGHSVSLSGDQIFIDGVPADHYSIEKDHYFAMGDNRDNSLDSRYWGFLSDSDLVGQAMMVYWSWDPDLPLLFDPVEKITSIRWDRIGLVVH; encoded by the coding sequence GTGAAACAAAACAGTACCAACTCCAAAGGAAGCAGTCAGAAATCCCAATCGAGAGAGTGGTTCGAGGCGCTGATCATCGCGGCGCTGGTGGCGATGGTTCTTAGAATGTTCGTCGTCGAGTCGTACCGGATTCCAACCGGCTCGATGGAAAAAACGCTGCTTGCCGGTGATTTTCTGTTTGTCAACAAGTTCGTTTATGGCGCCAAGGTGCCGTTTACCGATATCCATTTGCCGAAAGTTGATGACGTCAAGCGCGGGGACATCATCGTCTTCAAGTTCCCCCGTGACCGCAGCCTGAACTACATCAAGCGCTGCGTGGCGTTGCCGGGCGATACGCTTCAGATCAAGGAGCAGAAGCTTTACGTCAACGGCAAGCTCTCGCCGCTACCGCCCCATGCGCAGTTCATCGGCGAAAAAATGCCGCCAGGCGTGCCCGACTACCAGATTTTCCCGGCCATGAGCGACTACAACAAGGATAACTACGGCCCGATACGAATTCCGCGCAAGGGCGACGTTGTCAAGCTGACGATGCGCACCATTCCTCTGTATCGCGATATGATCGAGGAAGAAGGTCATTCGGTTAGTCTGTCGGGCGATCAGATATTCATTGATGGTGTGCCCGCCGATCATTATTCCATTGAGAAGGACCACTATTTCGCCATGGGCGATAACCGCGACAACAGTCTTGACAGTCGTTACTGGGGATTTCTGTCAGACAGCGATCTGGTGGGGCAGGCTATGATGGTGTACTGGTCATGGGATCCCGATCTGCCGCTGCTGTTCGATCCGGTCGAAAAGATTACTTCAATTCGCTGGGATCGAATCGGTTTGGTGGTTCACTGA
- the def gene encoding peptide deformylase, translating to MILPINTYSDPVLTAKAKPLKGVDSSIRELIADMFDSMYKAPGIGLAAPQVGHSLRLLVVDISTIKEYADYKPMVVINPRIVSVAGRNAMEEGCLSVPGVAGDVVRPSKITLHYRDEKFEEHTEEFSDMMARVLQHEIDHLDGTLFVDRMEKRDRRKVQKTLDAIKQGRVKTSYPIAPHAPKIAVEA from the coding sequence ATGATTTTACCGATTAACACCTATAGCGATCCGGTTCTGACGGCGAAAGCCAAGCCTTTGAAAGGGGTGGATTCGTCGATCAGGGAGCTGATTGCCGATATGTTCGATTCGATGTACAAAGCACCCGGTATCGGGCTTGCCGCGCCGCAGGTAGGCCATTCGCTGCGCCTGCTTGTGGTCGATATTTCCACGATCAAGGAGTATGCCGATTACAAACCGATGGTGGTCATCAATCCGCGCATCGTCTCGGTTGCGGGCCGCAACGCGATGGAGGAGGGGTGCCTCAGCGTGCCCGGTGTGGCTGGTGACGTCGTCCGTCCGTCGAAAATTACGCTGCATTACCGTGACGAGAAGTTCGAGGAGCATACCGAAGAGTTCAGCGACATGATGGCTCGCGTGCTTCAACATGAGATCGACCATCTCGACGGTACGCTGTTTGTCGACCGTATGGAAAAGCGCGATCGCCGGAAGGTTCAGAAAACGCTCGACGCCATCAAGCAGGGGCGCGTGAAAACGAGCTATCCGATTGCCCCCCATGCGCCAAAAATAGCTGTGGAGGCCTGA
- the lepA gene encoding translation elongation factor 4, with translation MPPSGTEVGMIRNFCIIAHIDHGKSTLADRLLEATQTLARNQMSTAQVLDDMDLERERGITIKSHAVQMIYKSSDGKEYTLNLIDTPGHVDFSYEVSRSLAACEGALLVVDATQGVEAQTIANLYLAIEAGLEIIPVINKIDLPSSDVEGVARQIIDLIGVNRDEILQVSAKAGIGIGELMEAIVQRIPAPADNRQLPLRALIFDSVFDAYRGAVAYIRIVDGVLKKDDKVRFFANGKEFYADEIGTMSLKRQPKNVLEAGNVGYLICSIKDVKDAKVGDTVTLVENPASERLAGYKDVKPMVFSGLYPVESNDFENLRESLEKLSLNDASLVYTPETSAALGFGFRCGFLGLLHMEIIQERLEREYGVNIITTVPNVEYRVVMTSGETVEVDNPSQMPESTKVNWIEEPYVSMQIITMSEYIGNIMKLGMDRRGEYKNTDYLDTSRVSMHFEFPLGEVVFDFHDKLKSISKGYASMDYEYIGYRRSDLVKLDVLLNGEPVDALSSIVHRSKSYEWGRKLCSKLKGIIPRQMYEVAIQAAIGSRVIARETISAMRKNVLAKCYGGDISRKRKLIEKQKEGKKRMKQVGRVEVPQEAFLAVLNIDE, from the coding sequence ATGCCTCCGTCAGGAACAGAAGTCGGCATGATCAGAAACTTCTGCATTATCGCCCATATCGACCACGGTAAATCGACCCTTGCCGACCGGCTTCTCGAAGCAACCCAAACCCTCGCCCGCAACCAGATGTCCACCGCCCAGGTGCTGGACGACATGGATCTGGAGCGCGAACGTGGCATCACCATCAAGAGCCACGCTGTGCAGATGATCTACAAATCGAGCGACGGCAAGGAGTATACGCTCAACCTGATCGACACGCCTGGCCACGTCGACTTCAGCTACGAGGTTTCGCGCTCGCTGGCCGCCTGTGAAGGCGCGCTCTTGGTCGTCGATGCCACCCAGGGCGTCGAGGCGCAGACCATCGCCAACCTGTACCTGGCCATCGAGGCCGGGCTTGAGATTATTCCGGTCATCAACAAGATCGACCTGCCTTCGTCCGATGTCGAAGGCGTGGCCCGGCAGATCATCGACCTGATCGGTGTCAATCGTGATGAAATTCTCCAGGTGTCGGCCAAAGCTGGCATCGGCATCGGCGAGCTGATGGAGGCGATCGTGCAGCGGATTCCCGCACCGGCTGACAACCGACAGCTGCCGCTTCGTGCGCTGATCTTCGACTCGGTGTTCGATGCCTATCGCGGCGCAGTGGCTTACATCAGGATTGTCGATGGTGTGCTGAAAAAGGATGACAAGGTTCGCTTTTTCGCCAACGGAAAGGAGTTCTACGCCGACGAAATCGGCACCATGAGCCTCAAGCGCCAGCCGAAAAACGTGCTCGAAGCGGGCAATGTGGGCTACCTGATCTGCTCGATCAAGGATGTGAAAGATGCCAAGGTCGGCGATACAGTCACGCTGGTGGAAAATCCCGCCTCGGAACGGCTTGCCGGTTACAAGGATGTGAAACCGATGGTCTTCAGCGGTCTCTATCCGGTCGAGTCGAACGATTTCGAAAACCTGCGCGAATCGCTCGAAAAGCTTTCACTGAACGACGCTTCGCTGGTCTACACGCCCGAAACTTCGGCGGCGCTCGGTTTCGGCTTCCGCTGCGGCTTCCTCGGCCTGTTGCACATGGAGATCATCCAGGAACGGCTTGAACGTGAGTATGGCGTCAACATCATCACCACGGTGCCGAACGTGGAGTACCGCGTGGTGATGACCAGCGGCGAGACGGTCGAGGTTGACAACCCCTCGCAGATGCCTGAATCGACCAAGGTCAATTGGATCGAGGAGCCGTATGTGTCGATGCAGATCATCACCATGTCGGAGTACATCGGCAACATCATGAAGCTCGGCATGGATCGCCGTGGCGAGTACAAAAACACCGACTATCTCGATACTTCGAGGGTGAGCATGCACTTCGAGTTCCCGCTGGGCGAGGTTGTGTTTGACTTCCACGACAAGCTCAAGTCGATCTCTAAAGGCTACGCTTCGATGGACTACGAGTACATCGGCTATCGCCGCTCCGATCTTGTCAAGCTTGACGTGCTGCTCAACGGTGAGCCGGTCGATGCGCTGTCGTCCATCGTGCACCGCTCGAAGTCCTACGAGTGGGGCCGCAAGCTCTGCTCGAAGCTCAAGGGCATCATTCCGCGCCAGATGTACGAAGTGGCTATCCAGGCGGCAATCGGCAGCCGGGTCATCGCGCGTGAGACCATTTCAGCCATGCGCAAGAACGTGCTCGCCAAGTGCTACGGCGGTGACATCAGCCGTAAGCGCAAGCTGATCGAGAAGCAGAAAGAGGGCAAGAAGCGCATGAAGCAGGTCGGCCGCGTCGAGGTGCCGCAGGAGGCCTTCCTTGCCGTCCTGAACATCGACGAATGA
- the fmt gene encoding methionyl-tRNA formyltransferase, whose translation MRVVFMGTPQFAVPSLRRIVAMSPEFETVLVVTGCDKPRRSKNSPPEPTPVKQAALELGLPVFEADDVTTPEFAEKVAESKPDVIVVAAFRILPPAVFELPPLGTFNLHGSLLPAYRGAAPVNWSIINGDAETGVTTFFLQQSVDTGNIITSDSTPIGPEENASELLERLSEIGAGTLERTLRMIASGSVTPEKQDDRLATKAPKLHRRNTRIDWNQPVQRLHDFIRGLAMRPTAWTTFGGKNLKIYRARPFDGAESSEAPGMLRIEDGRLLVAGSDGWLELLTVQAEGKKAMEAESFARGLRFGDEPLRFE comes from the coding sequence TTGAGAGTGGTTTTTATGGGCACGCCACAGTTTGCCGTGCCTTCGTTACGTCGTATCGTCGCCATGAGTCCCGAGTTCGAAACCGTGCTCGTTGTGACCGGATGCGACAAGCCTCGCCGCAGCAAGAATTCACCGCCCGAGCCGACGCCGGTCAAGCAGGCCGCGCTCGAACTGGGCCTTCCGGTGTTCGAGGCTGACGATGTGACGACTCCGGAGTTTGCAGAGAAGGTCGCCGAGTCGAAACCCGATGTGATCGTGGTGGCCGCGTTCCGCATTCTTCCGCCTGCCGTCTTCGAACTGCCGCCGCTCGGCACCTTCAATCTGCATGGTTCGCTGCTGCCCGCTTACCGCGGTGCGGCTCCCGTCAACTGGTCGATCATCAACGGTGATGCCGAAACCGGCGTGACCACCTTTTTCCTCCAACAATCGGTCGATACTGGCAACATTATTACCTCGGACAGTACGCCGATTGGCCCGGAAGAGAACGCTTCCGAGTTGCTCGAAAGGCTCTCGGAGATCGGTGCGGGCACGCTTGAACGCACGCTGCGCATGATCGCTTCCGGCTCTGTCACGCCCGAGAAGCAGGATGACCGACTCGCCACCAAAGCACCGAAGCTTCATCGCCGGAACACTCGCATCGACTGGAACCAACCGGTGCAACGCCTGCACGACTTCATCCGTGGCCTCGCCATGAGACCAACCGCCTGGACCACCTTTGGCGGCAAGAACCTCAAAATCTACCGGGCCCGTCCGTTCGATGGCGCTGAGTCATCGGAAGCTCCGGGTATGCTCCGCATCGAGGACGGGCGCCTGCTTGTTGCCGGTTCGGACGGCTGGCTTGAGTTGCTTACCGTTCAGGCCGAGGGCAAGAAAGCGATGGAGGCGGAATCGTTCGCTCGCGGGCTGCGGTTCGGGGACGAACCCTTGCGTTTCGAATAG